Proteins encoded by one window of Nitrospira sp.:
- a CDS encoding DUF4832 domain-containing protein, giving the protein MTLYPLEITDTLYNPGMGFADFHFGFDHPPAPGTYPRSTVAYFRWSWADLEPAEGQYAFDLIDRTIELAKAKGERLAFRVMSEYRSGSPAWLLAKGVPAIAVGGGRFPDYNNPIFLDYHEKLIKALGARYGRSPDIDHVDIGSIGCWGEWNMACCQGVERQCKQYFPTEDVQIAITDWYFKYFPQVPLVMLHGGQLRYATGRGAGWRGDCFGDYGYFGPDWNHMEHAYPPVLQDPVIAAAWTRGPVQFEVCGVMQDWEDKGFDIDRILQQGLDWHVSVLNAKSSPVPARWRPKVNEFLKKIGYRLVLRTVSHPAEVRVGPAWTLQTEWENIGVAPVYRPWPLAFRLRNATDDVVAQWTSNADVKQWLPGTRYQIEDTLRIPAQIASGIYWLDVALLHETGGSALVELAIEGKRPDGWYALSTITIDE; this is encoded by the coding sequence GTGACCCTCTATCCTCTGGAAATTACAGATACCCTTTATAACCCGGGAATGGGATTCGCCGATTTTCACTTCGGATTCGACCACCCCCCCGCGCCGGGCACCTATCCGCGCTCAACCGTGGCCTACTTCCGCTGGTCCTGGGCCGATCTCGAACCGGCGGAAGGCCAGTACGCCTTCGATCTGATTGATCGCACCATCGAGCTGGCCAAAGCCAAAGGAGAGCGGCTGGCATTCCGCGTCATGTCCGAATATCGTTCAGGGTCTCCGGCCTGGCTGCTGGCAAAAGGCGTCCCCGCCATTGCCGTCGGCGGCGGCCGCTTCCCCGATTACAACAACCCCATCTTTCTCGACTATCATGAAAAACTCATCAAGGCCTTGGGCGCGCGCTATGGCAGATCGCCGGACATCGATCATGTGGATATCGGATCGATCGGATGCTGGGGCGAATGGAATATGGCCTGCTGCCAAGGCGTAGAACGGCAATGCAAACAGTACTTCCCCACCGAAGACGTCCAGATCGCGATCACCGATTGGTATTTCAAATATTTCCCGCAGGTCCCGTTAGTCATGCTGCATGGAGGGCAACTCCGGTATGCCACCGGGCGCGGAGCAGGGTGGCGAGGAGACTGCTTCGGCGACTATGGCTACTTTGGCCCTGACTGGAATCATATGGAGCACGCCTATCCGCCGGTGCTCCAGGATCCGGTCATCGCCGCCGCATGGACCCGCGGTCCGGTGCAGTTTGAAGTCTGCGGCGTCATGCAGGATTGGGAAGACAAGGGCTTCGACATCGATCGCATTCTGCAACAAGGGCTGGATTGGCATGTCTCCGTCCTGAACGCGAAGTCCTCTCCGGTGCCGGCCCGCTGGCGGCCCAAGGTCAATGAGTTCCTCAAGAAGATCGGCTATCGGCTGGTGCTGCGGACCGTCAGCCACCCGGCGGAAGTCAGGGTTGGTCCGGCCTGGACGCTTCAGACCGAATGGGAAAACATCGGCGTGGCCCCCGTCTACCGGCCCTGGCCGCTCGCGTTCCGGCTGAGGAATGCGACCGACGATGTTGTTGCACAGTGGACCAGCAACGCCGACGTGAAGCAATGGCTTCCTGGGACGCGCTACCAGATTGAGGATACCCTGAGAATCCCTGCCCAGATTGCGTCAGGAATCTATTGGCTGGATGTCGCCCTGCTGCATGAAACCGGCGGATCAGCGCTCGTCGAACTCGCGATCGAAGGCAAACGTCCAGACGGCTGGTACGCGCTCTCCACGATCACCATCGATGAATAA
- the ccmA gene encoding cytochrome c biogenesis heme-transporting ATPase CcmA, with protein MLETIDLACARGERELFSGLTIAVTPGLLIAIVGENGSGKSSLLRTLSGLLPRERGIIRWNGADIDELNDDYRRQLTYLGHLNGIKDDLTPIENLQISAELFGDDRSVPSARGALQAVGLGRQTQSLPTRVLSQGQKRRVALARLWLSKRPLWILDEPFAALDDVGTALLTEQLSRHLEAGGMAVVATHQAVGVREESLRSLRLPG; from the coding sequence ATGCTGGAAACGATTGATCTGGCCTGCGCGCGCGGGGAGCGTGAACTGTTTTCCGGCCTCACGATCGCGGTGACACCGGGACTCCTCATCGCGATTGTGGGGGAGAACGGCAGCGGGAAATCGAGCCTGCTTCGCACGCTGTCCGGCCTACTCCCGAGAGAGCGAGGGATAATCCGATGGAACGGCGCCGATATTGACGAATTGAATGACGACTACAGGCGGCAGCTGACGTATCTCGGCCATCTCAATGGCATCAAGGACGATTTGACGCCGATTGAAAATCTGCAGATCTCCGCTGAATTATTCGGGGACGACCGGTCGGTGCCATCCGCCCGTGGGGCCTTGCAGGCGGTGGGGTTGGGCCGGCAGACACAGTCATTACCGACGCGGGTGCTCTCCCAAGGGCAGAAACGCCGGGTGGCGCTGGCTCGACTGTGGTTGTCCAAACGGCCTCTGTGGATTTTGGATGAACCGTTTGCCGCCTTGGACGATGTAGGAACCGCGTTGCTGACCGAGCAGCTGTCGCGCCATCTGGAGGCCGGCGGGATGGCAGTGGTGGCGACGCACCAAGCCGTCGGGGTTCGTGAAGAGTCGCTCCGTTCGCTGAGGCTGCCCGGATGA
- the ccmB gene encoding heme exporter protein CcmB: MNQAGLGAVVQAIVRRDLLLAFRRQADVMTTVFFFVIVASLFPLGVSPEPAVLRMIAPGVLWVAALLSCLLSLGRVFTADHQDGVLEQMVLIPHPLAVLVLAKVFAHWLVSGLPVVLLSLLLGVQFGLEGEALAVLALSLLLGTPTLSLIGSIGAALTLGVRGSGMLVALLVLPLFIPVLIFGAGAVSGTLSGIGAEANLSLLGACLMAAIPLAPWAAAAAVRIAVE, translated from the coding sequence ATGAACCAGGCTGGGCTGGGCGCGGTGGTTCAGGCGATAGTCAGGCGGGACCTGCTGTTGGCGTTTCGGCGGCAGGCCGATGTGATGACGACGGTGTTTTTCTTCGTCATCGTGGCGAGTCTGTTTCCACTTGGCGTCAGTCCGGAGCCCGCGGTGTTGCGGATGATTGCTCCGGGTGTGTTGTGGGTGGCGGCCTTGCTCTCCTGTTTGCTCTCTCTCGGACGAGTCTTTACTGCGGACCATCAGGACGGCGTGTTAGAACAGATGGTGTTGATTCCGCATCCGCTTGCGGTGCTGGTGTTGGCCAAGGTCTTTGCCCATTGGCTTGTTTCAGGGTTGCCGGTTGTCTTGCTGTCGCTGTTGCTCGGTGTGCAGTTCGGTTTGGAGGGAGAGGCGCTGGCCGTGCTCGCACTGTCCCTTCTTCTCGGTACGCCGACATTGAGTCTGATTGGTTCCATCGGTGCCGCGCTGACGCTGGGTGTCCGTGGCAGCGGGATGTTGGTGGCGTTGCTCGTGTTGCCGTTGTTCATTCCGGTCTTAATTTTCGGTGCGGGCGCGGTGAGCGGCACCCTGTCTGGAATCGGGGCCGAGGCCAATCTCTCGCTGCTCGGGGCTTGTTTGATGGCGGCGATTCCGCTGGCTCCCTGGGCCGCGGCGGCCGCGGTGCGCATTGCGGTAGAGTAA